One Candidatus Ornithobacterium hominis genomic region harbors:
- a CDS encoding FISUMP domain-containing protein, whose protein sequence is MKKLLFSLAVLSAVAVTAQVGINTDAPEATLDIRKKDNQKGDLRIEGDLRIQDVEEKSIQWFLVWDEKDQKVKRTSLSREISRIKSELENDGKRKHIRDKQPARADDIINKIKQCAPENIIFDKLFGVDGKHDFVYCATTVTGTNYNKTWLNLNLGAEYANIHSSDFNPTVNKTGETIHGDKNLYGSLYQWQRASDGHEFRIRNQPNTLDKVQSWTYTGNSAGKFITSSDGHWVSNPSSDFNLWQAGGDNNPCPLGYHVPTAPEWYEFYQAVTTGSTSAVSTDQMWIQDKLPNLAAAGYHYGNDGSLYYAESGGYYWSSSSRASDKADNFYFHRDGSDTGDNSSSLAHGLSVRCLKD, encoded by the coding sequence ATGAAGAAATTATTATTTTCTTTAGCCGTATTATCAGCGGTAGCGGTCACCGCCCAAGTAGGCATTAACACAGATGCTCCAGAGGCGACATTAGACATCAGAAAAAAAGACAACCAAAAAGGAGACCTGCGCATAGAAGGAGACTTGCGCATACAAGATGTTGAGGAAAAATCTATCCAATGGTTTTTAGTTTGGGATGAAAAAGACCAAAAGGTGAAGCGCACAAGCCTTTCAAGAGAGATTTCAAGGATTAAATCGGAATTAGAAAATGATGGTAAAAGAAAGCACATCCGAGATAAGCAGCCAGCCAGAGCAGATGATATCATCAATAAAATCAAGCAATGTGCACCAGAAAACATAATTTTTGATAAATTATTTGGTGTCGACGGCAAGCATGATTTTGTGTATTGCGCTACAACTGTAACTGGTACTAATTATAATAAAACATGGCTCAACCTCAACCTTGGTGCAGAATACGCCAACATCCATAGTTCTGATTTTAACCCTACCGTTAATAAAACAGGAGAAACTATCCACGGTGACAAAAATCTCTACGGTTCATTATACCAATGGCAGAGAGCGAGTGATGGGCATGAGTTTAGGATTAGGAATCAACCAAATACCCTAGACAAAGTCCAAAGTTGGACATACACAGGCAATTCAGCAGGGAAGTTTATTACTTCTAGCGATGGTCATTGGGTAAGTAATCCTTCATCAGACTTTAACTTGTGGCAAGCAGGAGGAGATAATAACCCTTGCCCGTTAGGTTACCATGTTCCGACTGCGCCGGAGTGGTATGAATTTTATCAGGCTGTAACAACGGGTAGCACTTCTGCTGTTTCTACTGATCAAATGTGGATACAGGATAAGTTGCCAAACCTTGCAGCTGCTGGCTACCATTACGGTAACGATGGTTCACTGTACTACGCGGAGTCTGGCGGGTACTACTGGAGTAGCTCTTCTCGCGCCAGTGACAAGGCTGACAACTTCTACTTCCACCGTGACGGCAGTGATACGGGCGACAATAGCAGCAGCCTAGCTCACGGGCTCAGCGTGCGTTGCCTCAAGGATTAA
- a CDS encoding (Fe-S)-binding protein codes for MEVKTMAQMFSEGKEPEVLFWVGCAGSFDDRAKKITRAFVKILNHINVNFAVLGTEESCTGDPAKRAGNEFAFQMAAATNIQVLNAYNIKNIVTTCPHCFNTLKNEYPDLGGNYKVQHHSEFLQELIDNGRLKIEGKAFRGKRITFHDPCYLGRGNSVYEAPRYLIKKLDAELVEMRRCKAQALCCGAGGAQMFKEAESGNKEINIERTEEALRTQPEIIATGCPFCNTMMTDGIKHFNRNLAVKDFAELIAEAEEL; via the coding sequence ATGGAAGTAAAAACAATGGCTCAAATGTTTTCTGAAGGCAAAGAACCTGAAGTCTTATTTTGGGTAGGATGCGCTGGAAGCTTTGATGATAGGGCTAAAAAAATCACGCGGGCATTTGTAAAAATACTGAATCATATTAATGTGAATTTCGCCGTGCTCGGGACCGAGGAAAGCTGCACGGGAGACCCCGCTAAAAGAGCGGGAAATGAATTCGCATTTCAAATGGCTGCAGCTACAAACATTCAGGTTTTAAACGCTTACAACATAAAAAATATTGTAACAACCTGCCCACATTGCTTTAATACCTTGAAGAATGAATACCCAGACTTAGGGGGGAATTATAAGGTGCAACATCATTCAGAATTTTTGCAAGAATTGATTGATAACGGTCGCTTGAAGATTGAAGGAAAAGCTTTCCGCGGTAAGCGAATAACTTTCCACGACCCTTGCTACTTGGGGAGGGGAAACAGCGTTTACGAAGCGCCCAGATACTTAATCAAAAAACTGGACGCCGAATTAGTAGAAATGAGAAGATGCAAAGCTCAGGCACTGTGCTGTGGCGCTGGTGGAGCACAAATGTTCAAAGAAGCGGAGTCGGGGAATAAAGAAATCAATATTGAAAGAACCGAAGAGGCTCTGAGAACTCAACCTGAAATCATCGCAACAGGATGCCCGTTTTGTAATACGATGATGACAGACGGCATTAAACATTTTAATCGTAACTTAGCAGTTAAAGATTTTGCAGAATTGATAGCAGAAGCAGAAGAATTATAG
- a CDS encoding polyribonucleotide nucleotidyltransferase: MNYIEQTEEIRLNDGRSITLETGKLAKQADGSVVVKMGGTMLLATVVGAKEAREGVDFMPLTVEYREKFTAAGKIPGGFIKREGRPSDDEILTMRLVDRVLRPLFPDDYHAEVQVIINVLSYDASVLPDSLAGLAASTALALTDIPFKNPISEVRVVRVNGALSINPDLETLKKADLDIMVGASKDSVVMVEGEMAEVSEQEMLEAIKFAHEAIKDQIEAQERLAEKVGKSFPKRTYCHEVNDEKLEREIKEQLYQELYDIAKEPSEKHERSEKFDKALKNWKEKYSEEELTEIEPLIDKYFGKVKKNAVRQMLLNEGVRLDGRSPQEIRPIWCEVDYLPATHGSSVFTRGETQSLSVVTLGSSLDVDRIDSIIEEYDKKFYLHYNFPPFSTGEARPIRGTSRREIGHGNLAERALKRMIPADNPYTIRLVSDILESNGSSSMATVCAGTLALMDAGIKIQKPVSGIAMGLITDQESGKWTVLSDILGDEDHLGDMDFKVTGTKDGITACQMDIKISGLSYEILEKALMQAKDGRLHIMDKMLETIAEPNPQLKPNAPKLVTLMIKSDFIGAVIGPGGKIIQEIQANTNTEISIDEKDNMGIVEISGKDQAGIDEAIRRVKEITFEPEIGETYTGKVISIKPFGAFVELKRGTEGLVHISELEWHRVNNVEDVVNIGDIIEVKYLENDKKTGKMRLSRKVLLPKPEKKNEE; the protein is encoded by the coding sequence ATGAATTATATAGAACAAACAGAAGAAATCCGTTTAAATGACGGGCGTTCCATCACCTTAGAGACGGGTAAATTGGCTAAACAGGCCGATGGATCTGTGGTGGTGAAGATGGGTGGTACCATGTTACTTGCTACTGTGGTGGGTGCAAAAGAAGCTAGAGAGGGTGTTGACTTTATGCCTTTGACTGTGGAATATAGAGAGAAATTTACAGCTGCGGGTAAAATCCCAGGGGGGTTCATCAAAAGAGAAGGGCGCCCAAGCGATGATGAAATCTTGACAATGCGCTTGGTAGACCGTGTTTTGCGTCCGCTTTTCCCTGATGATTACCATGCAGAGGTTCAGGTGATTATCAATGTTTTATCTTACGATGCTAGTGTTTTGCCTGATTCTTTGGCTGGGCTCGCGGCTTCTACTGCATTGGCTTTGACTGATATTCCTTTTAAGAATCCGATTTCTGAAGTTCGCGTGGTGCGTGTAAATGGGGCGCTATCCATCAACCCCGATTTAGAAACTCTGAAAAAAGCAGATTTAGACATCATGGTGGGAGCTTCTAAGGATTCTGTGGTGATGGTAGAAGGTGAAATGGCTGAGGTCTCTGAGCAGGAAATGCTTGAGGCTATTAAGTTTGCCCACGAAGCCATCAAAGACCAAATCGAAGCACAGGAACGCTTGGCTGAAAAAGTAGGGAAATCTTTCCCTAAACGCACTTACTGCCATGAAGTGAATGATGAAAAGCTTGAAAGAGAAATCAAAGAACAGCTTTACCAAGAGCTTTATGATATTGCAAAAGAACCGAGTGAAAAGCATGAAAGATCAGAAAAATTTGATAAGGCTTTAAAAAATTGGAAAGAAAAATATAGTGAAGAGGAGCTGACCGAAATCGAACCGTTGATTGATAAATACTTTGGTAAAGTTAAAAAGAATGCCGTTCGCCAAATGTTGCTCAACGAAGGGGTGCGCTTGGATGGGAGGTCTCCGCAAGAGATTCGCCCAATTTGGTGCGAGGTTGATTATTTACCAGCTACGCATGGTTCTTCTGTCTTTACGCGCGGGGAAACTCAATCTCTGAGCGTGGTGACTTTAGGCTCATCGCTGGACGTTGACCGCATTGATAGCATCATCGAAGAGTATGATAAAAAATTCTATTTGCATTACAATTTCCCTCCGTTCTCTACGGGCGAAGCTAGACCAATCCGTGGAACTTCAAGACGAGAAATCGGGCACGGGAATTTGGCTGAGCGTGCATTGAAGCGAATGATTCCTGCGGATAATCCGTACACCATTCGTTTGGTTTCTGATATTTTAGAATCTAATGGCTCATCTTCTATGGCTACCGTTTGTGCTGGGACTTTGGCGCTGATGGATGCAGGTATCAAAATTCAAAAGCCTGTCTCTGGAATTGCCATGGGGTTGATTACTGACCAAGAAAGTGGAAAATGGACTGTCTTGTCTGACATCTTGGGTGATGAAGACCACTTGGGCGATATGGACTTTAAGGTAACAGGAACAAAAGATGGCATCACGGCTTGCCAGATGGATATTAAAATATCTGGTCTATCTTACGAAATTCTAGAAAAAGCACTGATGCAAGCGAAAGATGGCCGCCTTCATATTATGGATAAAATGCTGGAAACCATTGCTGAACCAAATCCTCAATTAAAACCAAACGCTCCTAAATTAGTGACTTTGATGATAAAAAGTGACTTTATTGGCGCCGTGATTGGCCCAGGCGGAAAAATCATTCAAGAAATTCAAGCTAATACAAATACTGAAATTTCTATCGATGAGAAAGACAATATGGGAATCGTAGAAATCAGCGGGAAAGACCAAGCTGGCATAGATGAAGCCATTCGGCGAGTTAAAGAAATTACCTTTGAACCTGAAATTGGTGAAACTTACACAGGCAAAGTGATTTCCATCAAACCTTTTGGCGCTTTTGTGGAGCTGAAAAGAGGTACCGAGGGGCTCGTTCATATCTCTGAGCTGGAGTGGCATCGTGTGAATAATGTGGAAGATGTGGTGAACATTGGTGACATTATTGAAGTAAAATACCTCGAAAACGACAAGAAAACTGGGAAAATGAGATTAAGCCGAAAGGTTCTGCTCCCAAAACCAGAGAAGAAAAATGAAGAATAA
- a CDS encoding DUF417 family protein, whose amino-acid sequence MKTADKKQQDIGMIVMILGTALILLWIGVFKFTPTEAEAIKPLMQNQPLLSWMYSILGVQGVSNFIGIVEIVTAILLILGLNFKLLLKYAGALLILTFTITISFIFTTPGVWRSVDGVPVTDFFILKDLIPLGLGIKLLNDYKKL is encoded by the coding sequence ATGAAAACAGCGGATAAAAAACAGCAAGATATCGGCATGATTGTAATGATTTTGGGAACTGCATTAATTTTATTATGGATAGGAGTTTTCAAGTTTACACCCACCGAAGCTGAAGCAATAAAACCTCTGATGCAAAATCAACCATTATTATCTTGGATGTACAGCATCTTAGGGGTACAAGGCGTTTCTAACTTCATCGGTATTGTAGAAATCGTAACGGCAATTTTACTTATTTTAGGATTAAATTTTAAATTACTTTTAAAATACGCAGGAGCTTTACTCATCTTAACATTTACTATTACCATCAGTTTTATCTTCACCACCCCAGGAGTGTGGAGAAGTGTGGATGGCGTACCTGTTACAGACTTCTTTATCTTAAAAGATCTAATTCCTTTAGGTTTGGGGATCAAGCTTTTAAATGACTATAAGAAGTTATAA
- a CDS encoding class I SAM-dependent methyltransferase: protein MNELLKFILNFVPRPWLIRLSFWVKPLLIFYYRGNQFVDPIDGKKFRKFLPYGYGKSRANALSPSTLSLERHRLMWLYLKRETDFFSKPLKILHMAPEQSFYKKFKALKNLDYTTADLHSPLADVKANLLHLPFDDETFDVIFCNHVLEHIEDDTRAMQELYRVMKKGGWGILQVPMKSDLEKTYEDFTIQSPEERKKHFGQYDHVRWYGMDYFQRLEDVGFDVTKDFGSHQFTEEEQKKYALMKGEVLPIVRKSV, encoded by the coding sequence ATGAATGAATTGCTTAAATTTATTTTAAATTTCGTGCCCCGCCCGTGGTTGATTCGTTTGAGCTTTTGGGTGAAACCTTTACTTATTTTTTATTATCGTGGCAATCAGTTTGTAGACCCGATTGATGGAAAAAAATTCAGGAAATTCCTGCCATACGGCTATGGAAAATCAAGAGCGAATGCACTTTCTCCATCCACACTTTCACTGGAAAGGCATCGGCTAATGTGGCTTTACCTCAAAAGAGAAACTGATTTTTTTTCTAAGCCTTTAAAAATTTTACACATGGCTCCAGAGCAAAGTTTTTACAAAAAATTTAAAGCCTTAAAAAATTTAGATTACACCACTGCCGATCTTCATAGTCCGCTAGCAGACGTGAAGGCCAATTTGCTCCACCTTCCTTTTGATGATGAAACCTTTGATGTGATTTTCTGCAACCACGTGCTGGAACACATCGAAGATGATACTCGGGCTATGCAAGAATTATATCGGGTGATGAAAAAAGGCGGCTGGGGCATCTTGCAAGTGCCAATGAAAAGTGATTTAGAAAAAACTTACGAGGATTTTACCATTCAATCTCCCGAAGAAAGAAAAAAACATTTTGGGCAATATGACCATGTGAGATGGTATGGAATGGATTATTTTCAACGGCTGGAAGATGTGGGATTTGATGTAACGAAAGACTTTGGTTCTCATCAATTTACGGAAGAAGAGCAGAAGAAATATGCTCTGATGAAAGGTGAAGTGCTACCCATTGTGAGAAAATCGGTATAG
- the map gene encoding type I methionyl aminopeptidase, protein MAKAEIIIKSIDELKLMRESALLVSKTLGEIAKIIGPGVTTQQINDLGDAFIRDHGAYPAFLGMYDFPKSLCISPNEQVVHGIPNDKPLQEGDIVSVDCGVYMNGFYGDHAYSFKIGEVSPEVEKLLKVTKESLYAGIRQFKKGNRLGDICHAIQIYNEKEGYGVVRELCGHGLGRDMHEEPQVPNYGRRGTGKVLKDGMVLAIEPMINMGTKRVKFHKDGWTVTSKDNSYSAHFEHDVTMIDGKPRLLSTFQYIYDALGIESDEEKEFLFDDAFVD, encoded by the coding sequence ATGGCAAAAGCAGAAATCATCATAAAGAGTATAGACGAACTGAAACTGATGCGTGAAAGTGCTTTGTTAGTCTCTAAAACTCTAGGCGAAATCGCAAAAATCATTGGCCCAGGCGTCACCACACAGCAGATTAATGATTTAGGAGACGCCTTCATCAGAGACCACGGTGCTTATCCCGCTTTTCTTGGTATGTATGATTTCCCAAAATCGCTGTGCATCTCGCCAAACGAGCAAGTGGTACACGGTATCCCCAACGATAAACCATTGCAAGAAGGCGATATCGTATCGGTGGATTGCGGTGTCTACATGAATGGATTTTATGGCGATCATGCTTATTCGTTTAAAATCGGAGAAGTCTCGCCAGAGGTTGAGAAACTCTTGAAAGTAACGAAAGAAAGTTTATACGCTGGGATCCGCCAGTTCAAGAAAGGAAATCGCTTGGGCGATATATGCCATGCCATTCAAATTTATAACGAAAAAGAAGGCTATGGTGTAGTGAGAGAACTCTGCGGCCATGGCTTGGGGAGAGATATGCACGAAGAACCACAAGTGCCGAATTATGGCAGAAGAGGCACAGGGAAAGTATTGAAAGATGGAATGGTTTTAGCAATTGAACCCATGATTAATATGGGTACAAAACGAGTGAAATTTCATAAAGATGGCTGGACGGTAACAAGTAAAGACAATTCCTATTCAGCTCATTTTGAGCATGATGTAACCATGATTGATGGCAAACCAAGATTGCTTTCTACGTTTCAATACATTTATGATGCTTTGGGCATTGAAAGTGATGAAGAAAAGGAGTTTTTGTTTGATGACGCTTTTGTAGATTGA